From a region of the Rhabdothermincola sediminis genome:
- a CDS encoding alpha/beta fold hydrolase yields MSAVPLNTLAPGDLDNRRFPVHTYTGRGFRQAYVREGEGGVPLLLVHGWPETKRIWWRVVGPLAAAGFEVVVPDLRGFGDSEDGPDRFGDVAAHSRDLHALLTDGLGHDQVVLAGGDLGGAVIQDLALRWPELADRLVLFNAPVPGIGRHAGRPVGGSAHDYFVRQGTDADGLAAELATPDQRRRYIATFYTSRFWAHEGAFGPDAVDFHTEPFADARVLRASFRAYESFFDPAARSEESVLAPNPDLRALILYGPSDHVIPNGFDLDAAEAFPDHVGPFLLRECGHFVPWEAPHAFASAVIAFCGDILAGWPGRSNRSSD; encoded by the coding sequence GTGAGCGCGGTGCCGCTGAACACGCTTGCGCCGGGCGATCTGGACAACCGCCGGTTCCCCGTGCACACCTACACCGGTCGTGGGTTCCGGCAGGCGTACGTCCGGGAGGGCGAGGGCGGGGTGCCGCTGCTGCTCGTGCACGGCTGGCCCGAGACCAAGCGGATCTGGTGGCGGGTCGTCGGGCCGCTGGCTGCGGCTGGCTTCGAGGTCGTCGTCCCCGATCTGCGGGGCTTCGGCGACTCCGAGGATGGGCCGGATCGCTTCGGCGACGTCGCCGCCCACTCGAGGGATCTCCACGCTCTCCTGACCGACGGCCTGGGGCACGACCAGGTGGTGCTCGCGGGTGGCGACCTCGGCGGGGCCGTCATCCAGGACCTGGCGCTGCGCTGGCCCGAGCTCGCGGACCGGCTCGTGCTGTTCAACGCGCCCGTGCCCGGCATCGGCCGGCACGCTGGGCGACCGGTCGGTGGCAGCGCGCACGACTACTTCGTCCGCCAAGGCACCGACGCGGACGGGCTTGCGGCCGAGCTGGCCACACCCGACCAGCGGCGGCGCTACATCGCCACCTTCTACACCTCCCGCTTCTGGGCTCATGAGGGAGCTTTCGGACCGGACGCGGTCGACTTCCACACCGAGCCGTTCGCCGACGCGCGGGTGCTGCGGGCGAGCTTCCGGGCCTACGAGTCCTTCTTCGACCCGGCCGCGCGCAGTGAGGAGTCGGTACTCGCACCCAACCCCGACTTGCGGGCCCTCATCCTGTACGGCCCTTCCGATCACGTCATCCCGAACGGGTTCGATCTCGACGCCGCCGAGGCGTTCCCGGACCACGTCGGGCCGTTCCTCTTGCGCGAGTGCGGCCACTTCGTGCCCTGGGAGGCGCCGCACGCCTTCGCCAGCGCCGTCATCGCGTTCTGCGGGGACATCCTGGCCGGCTGGCCGGGACGCTCGAACCGGTCCAGCGACTAG